The Phaenicophaeus curvirostris isolate KB17595 chromosome 15, BPBGC_Pcur_1.0, whole genome shotgun sequence genome window below encodes:
- the RARS1 gene encoding arginine--tRNA ligase, cytoplasmic isoform X1: MEARCAARLARQENEIKLLTAEIERLKNFGCLGVSPSLEGLRDENAKLKYRLNFLRKSLQEERSKAAKSMININSCLQEIFGAAIQAAYPDLENPPLVVTPSQQPKFGDYQCNSAMGITQILLKTKEQKVSPREIAEKISKNIPPNKCIEKVEIAGPGFINVHLRKDFVSKQLSSLLINGVQPPAIGKRKKVVVDFSSPNIAKEMHVGHLRSTIIGESMCRLFEFAGYDVLRLNHLGDWGTQFGMLIAHLQDKFPDYLTVSPPIGDLQAFYKESKRRFDTEEEFKKRAYQCVVLLQSKNPDFIKAWELICDVSRKEFQKIYNCLDITLIERGESFYHEMMKDIVKEFEDKGFVQVDDGRKIVFVPGFPVPLTIMKSDGGYTYDTSDLAALKHRLCEEKADILIYVVDSGQSVHLQTVFAAGVMIGWYDPKVTRVAHAAFGVVLGEDKKKFKTRSGDTVRLIDLLEEGLKRAMDKLKDKERDKVLTPEELKAAQTSVAFGCIKYADLSHNRLNDYVFSFDKMLDDRGNTAAYLLYAFTRIRAIARLANIDEQMLRKAAREEVLILDHEKEWKLGKCILRFPEILQKILEDLLLHTLCDYLYELATTFTEFYDNCYCVEKDRQSGQIVKVNMWRLLLCEATATIMAKGFDILGIKPVQKM, from the exons ATGGAGGCGCGGTGCGCGGCGCGGTTGGCGCGGCAG GAAAACGAGATCAAGTTGTTAACTGCAGAAATTGAGCGGCTGAAGAACTTTGGATGCTTGGGAGTCTCCCCAAGTTTGGAAGGGTTGCGAGACGAAAACGCAAAACTTAAGTATCGGTTAAATTTCCTTCGAAAG agtcTTCAAGAGGAAAGAAGTAAAGCAGCAAAAAGCATGATTAATATCAATAGCTGTCTTCAGGAGATCTTTGGAGCTGCTATTCAAGCTGCCTACCCAGATCTAGAAAACCCTCCGCTGGTAGTGACGCCAAGTCAGCAGCCCAAATTTGGAGACTACCAGTGTAACAGTGCCATGGGCATAACACAG ATACTGCTTAAAACCAAGGAACAGAAGGTTAGCCCAAGAGAAATCGCTgagaaaatatcaaaaaatattCCTCCCAACAAATGCATTGAGAAGGTTGAAATTGCTGGTCCTG GTTTTATCAACGTCCACTTGAGAAAGGATTTTGTATCAAAGCAGCTCAGCAGTTTATTGATCAATGGAGTTCAACCACCAGCTAttggcaaaaggaaaaag GTGGTGGTGGATTTTTCATCCCCTAACATTGCAAAAGAAATGCATGTTGGCCACCTGCGCTCAACCATCATCGGAGAAAGTATGTGCCGACTGTTTGAATTTGCAGGTTACGATGTTTTGAG GTTAAACCATTTAGGAGATTGGGGCACCCAGTTTGGAATGCTCATTGCTCACCTCCAAGACAAATTTCCGGATTACCTAACTGTTTCTCCTCCCATTGGGGATCTCCAAGCCTTTTACAAG GAATCCAAGAGGAGATTTGACACAGAGGAGGAATTTAAGAAACGTGCCTACCAATGTgtggtgctgctgcagagcaaaaACCCAGACTTCATTAAAGCGTGGGAGCTGATCTGTGACGTGTCACGGAAAG AGTTCCAGAAAATCTACAACTGCTTGGACATCACACTCATAGAGAGAGGGGAATCATTCTACCACGAGATGATGAAAGACATTGTGAAAGAATTTGAAGATAAAG GATTTGTCCAGGTGGATGATGGCCGGAAGATCGTGTTTGTCCCAGGTTTCCCTGTCCCATTGACAATCATGAAATCGGATGGAGGTTACACATACGACACATCTGATTTAGCAGCTCTAAAACACAGGCTGTGTGAAGAGAAGGCTGATATCCTTATTTATGTTGTCGATAGTGGCCAG TCAGTGCATTTGCAAACAGTGTTTGCAGCTGGAGTGATGATCGGCTGGTACGATCCCAAAGTAACCAGAGTGGCCCATGCTGCATTCGGAGTGGTGCTGGGAGAAGACAA GAAGAAGTTCAAAACTCGTTCAGGGGATACAGTGCGTCTTATAGATCTGCTGGAAGAAGGGCTGAAACGAGCTATGGACAAGCTGAAAGACAAGGAACGGGACAAG GTCCTCACTCCAGAAGAGCTGAAAGCTGCCCAGACGTCAGTCGCTTTTGGATGTATTAAGTATGCAGATCTCTCCCACAACAGACTAAACGATTACGTATTCTCCTTTGACAAGATGCTGGATGACCGAGGAAATACAGCTGCTTATTTGCTCTACGCCTTCACACGGATCAG GGCTATCGCTCGCCTGGCCAATATTGACGAGCAGATGCTGCGGAAGGCAGCCAGGGAGGAGGTGCTCATCCTTGACCATGAGAAGGAGTGGAAACTGGGAAAGTGCATCCTGAGGTTCCCTGAGATCCTGCAGAAGATCCTGGAGGACTTGTTGTTGCATACACTCTGTGACTACCTTTATGAGCTGGCCACCACCTTCACCGAGTTCTACGACAACTGCTACTGCGTGGAGAAGGACAGGCAGAGCG GCCAGATTGTGAAGGTGAACATGTGGAGGCTCCTGTTGTGTGAAGCCACTGCCACCATCATGGCCAAAGGATTCGACATCCTAGGGATTAAGCCTGTGCAGAAGATGTAG
- the RARS1 gene encoding arginine--tRNA ligase, cytoplasmic isoform X2 produces the protein MININSCLQEIFGAAIQAAYPDLENPPLVVTPSQQPKFGDYQCNSAMGITQILLKTKEQKVSPREIAEKISKNIPPNKCIEKVEIAGPGFINVHLRKDFVSKQLSSLLINGVQPPAIGKRKKVVVDFSSPNIAKEMHVGHLRSTIIGESMCRLFEFAGYDVLRLNHLGDWGTQFGMLIAHLQDKFPDYLTVSPPIGDLQAFYKESKRRFDTEEEFKKRAYQCVVLLQSKNPDFIKAWELICDVSRKEFQKIYNCLDITLIERGESFYHEMMKDIVKEFEDKGFVQVDDGRKIVFVPGFPVPLTIMKSDGGYTYDTSDLAALKHRLCEEKADILIYVVDSGQSVHLQTVFAAGVMIGWYDPKVTRVAHAAFGVVLGEDKKKFKTRSGDTVRLIDLLEEGLKRAMDKLKDKERDKVLTPEELKAAQTSVAFGCIKYADLSHNRLNDYVFSFDKMLDDRGNTAAYLLYAFTRIRAIARLANIDEQMLRKAAREEVLILDHEKEWKLGKCILRFPEILQKILEDLLLHTLCDYLYELATTFTEFYDNCYCVEKDRQSGQIVKVNMWRLLLCEATATIMAKGFDILGIKPVQKM, from the exons ATGATTAATATCAATAGCTGTCTTCAGGAGATCTTTGGAGCTGCTATTCAAGCTGCCTACCCAGATCTAGAAAACCCTCCGCTGGTAGTGACGCCAAGTCAGCAGCCCAAATTTGGAGACTACCAGTGTAACAGTGCCATGGGCATAACACAG ATACTGCTTAAAACCAAGGAACAGAAGGTTAGCCCAAGAGAAATCGCTgagaaaatatcaaaaaatattCCTCCCAACAAATGCATTGAGAAGGTTGAAATTGCTGGTCCTG GTTTTATCAACGTCCACTTGAGAAAGGATTTTGTATCAAAGCAGCTCAGCAGTTTATTGATCAATGGAGTTCAACCACCAGCTAttggcaaaaggaaaaag GTGGTGGTGGATTTTTCATCCCCTAACATTGCAAAAGAAATGCATGTTGGCCACCTGCGCTCAACCATCATCGGAGAAAGTATGTGCCGACTGTTTGAATTTGCAGGTTACGATGTTTTGAG GTTAAACCATTTAGGAGATTGGGGCACCCAGTTTGGAATGCTCATTGCTCACCTCCAAGACAAATTTCCGGATTACCTAACTGTTTCTCCTCCCATTGGGGATCTCCAAGCCTTTTACAAG GAATCCAAGAGGAGATTTGACACAGAGGAGGAATTTAAGAAACGTGCCTACCAATGTgtggtgctgctgcagagcaaaaACCCAGACTTCATTAAAGCGTGGGAGCTGATCTGTGACGTGTCACGGAAAG AGTTCCAGAAAATCTACAACTGCTTGGACATCACACTCATAGAGAGAGGGGAATCATTCTACCACGAGATGATGAAAGACATTGTGAAAGAATTTGAAGATAAAG GATTTGTCCAGGTGGATGATGGCCGGAAGATCGTGTTTGTCCCAGGTTTCCCTGTCCCATTGACAATCATGAAATCGGATGGAGGTTACACATACGACACATCTGATTTAGCAGCTCTAAAACACAGGCTGTGTGAAGAGAAGGCTGATATCCTTATTTATGTTGTCGATAGTGGCCAG TCAGTGCATTTGCAAACAGTGTTTGCAGCTGGAGTGATGATCGGCTGGTACGATCCCAAAGTAACCAGAGTGGCCCATGCTGCATTCGGAGTGGTGCTGGGAGAAGACAA GAAGAAGTTCAAAACTCGTTCAGGGGATACAGTGCGTCTTATAGATCTGCTGGAAGAAGGGCTGAAACGAGCTATGGACAAGCTGAAAGACAAGGAACGGGACAAG GTCCTCACTCCAGAAGAGCTGAAAGCTGCCCAGACGTCAGTCGCTTTTGGATGTATTAAGTATGCAGATCTCTCCCACAACAGACTAAACGATTACGTATTCTCCTTTGACAAGATGCTGGATGACCGAGGAAATACAGCTGCTTATTTGCTCTACGCCTTCACACGGATCAG GGCTATCGCTCGCCTGGCCAATATTGACGAGCAGATGCTGCGGAAGGCAGCCAGGGAGGAGGTGCTCATCCTTGACCATGAGAAGGAGTGGAAACTGGGAAAGTGCATCCTGAGGTTCCCTGAGATCCTGCAGAAGATCCTGGAGGACTTGTTGTTGCATACACTCTGTGACTACCTTTATGAGCTGGCCACCACCTTCACCGAGTTCTACGACAACTGCTACTGCGTGGAGAAGGACAGGCAGAGCG GCCAGATTGTGAAGGTGAACATGTGGAGGCTCCTGTTGTGTGAAGCCACTGCCACCATCATGGCCAAAGGATTCGACATCCTAGGGATTAAGCCTGTGCAGAAGATGTAG